CGACGCGACCACCGCGCAGGCCTTTCTCGCGGGTGCGACCACGCGGATAAAGATGCTGTCCTCGGTCACCATCCTGCCGCTGCATCACCCGGTGGTGATCGCCAAAGCCATCGCCACCCTGGACTGGTTCAGCAACGGCCGCTCCATCGTCGGTGTCGGAGTGGGATGGCTCAAAGACGAGTTTGACCTTCTCAGAGTGCCGTTCGACAAACGCGGCCGGATGGCCGACGAGTACCTGGCCGCCATGATCGAACTGTGGGACAGCGAATCCCCGTGCTTCGACGGGGAATTCGTGTCCTTCGACAACGTCGGATTCAACCCCAAACCGGTGCAGCGGCCCCATCCACCGCTGTGGGTCGGTGGCGACGCAGACGCCGCCCTGCGGCGCGCCGCCCGGTTCGGCGACGGGTGGATCCCGTGGCTGACCCAACCGCAGGACCTGCCAGCTCGGGTGGACTTCCTGCGGGCACAGCGGGGATTCGACGACCGGCCGTTCGAGATCTGCTACAGCCTGGCCGGATTGGCACTCGGGGACCAGCACGTCGTCACCAACGACCCCCGGGCCAAGCCGGGGCGCGACGTACAGCAGGTCATCGACAGCTGCTGCGGGCTTCAGGCGTTGGGCGTCACCGTGACCTCCGTGCTGCCGCCTCCACTGCCCGACTGCGAGGCGTACCTGGACTTCCTGCGCTGGCTGGCCGCCGACGTCCTGCCCGCGGTCGCCTAGCCCGAAGTCGACCCGTCTGGGCGGCGCGTGGCGCCGCCCAGACGTTGTCAGAAGTAGGCGTTGGCCGGGATCGGGGCGCCGTGCAGCAGGTTCTCGCCGATCACCCGGGCTTTGTAGGCGACCGGGTTGTGCAGGGTGATCGTGCGAATGTTGCGCCAGTGCCGGTCGAGGTTGCGCTGCCGACTCGCGGCGCTCGCTCCGCCGAGTTCGAGCAGTCGGGTCGCGGCCTCGGGGGCGACGTCGTCGAGGTGCACCTTGACCTTGGCCACCTTCAACTGCGCCTCCTGCGCGAGGTCGGCATCCGGCAGGCCGTTGTCGTCGTAGGAGTCCGTCGCGGCGCCGATGGCGTCGGCGGCGTCGAGCACGGCGGCCCGCGCCACATACGCCGTGCTGGCCAGCTCACCCAGCAGCTTCTGGTACAGCGGGTCGTCGACTGGGCGCTCGGTCAAGGCGTGGCTGAAGCTGCGGGTCCGGGATCGCAGCAGGGCCGCACCGTCGTCGACCACCGAGGCCAGCACGCCGGCGACCACGGCATGGATGAACAACTGCAGCGATGCGTACTGCACCGACGGCTGCGGTTCGGCGTCATACGGAGTGTCGACCAGCACCTCGTCGGCCGCCACCGCGACGTTGTCGAACACCGTCGTGCCGGTGCCCGTGCGGCGCTGGCCGAAGCCGTCCCAGTCGTCGATGAGGCGCACGCCCGCGCGATCGGACGGGACGATCACCGAGGCCACCGAGTCGTGGTCGGTGGTGGTGGCCACGGTCAGATAGTCCGAGAACAGCGTGCCTGTGCTGTAGAACTTCTCACCGTTGAGCCGGAATCCGTCACCGTCGGGCAGCAGTCGCGTGTTGAACACCAGGCTGCCGACCGCCAGGCTGCCCTTCTCGCTGAACGCGTTGGCGAACAGCTTGCCGTCGACCACCTCCCGCAGCCAGCGCTTGGACACCGCGTCACCCGCGTTGGCCCGCAGTGCCCGCAGGCGCTCTTCGACGAACCAGAAGTGGGTCCGGAAGATGTGCGCCACAATGGGGTCCGCCTGTGCGACGTCGATCAACGTCGAGAACAGTTGGCGCACAGAGTATCCTGGCCCGCCGTATTCGGTGGGCAGGCGCAATGTGCCGAAGCCCGCGAGCTTGAGCGCGGCGACCTGGTCGAAGGGGTTCTCGTCGTTGAGGTCTCGGTCCTTGGCTCCTGCACCGATGTCGGCGAGCAGTGCGGTGAATTCGTCGGTGCCGGGCAGAATGGTCTGCCGGATGGGTGCTTGGGTCATGTCTTGAGTTCTACCGAGCGCCGTGACCGACAACACTGCTTTGGATCAGGGCGAACTGAACCGTCCTCTGTCAGCGTGCTCAGCAACGCCGGGCACAATGTCAGACGATGAGTGTGAACCCGCTTCGCAAACGCGTGCACGAGAAGCTGGCCTCCGCGCCGGGCGTGCGCGCGGTCCGTCGACCCGTCACACCCGAGGCTGCCGAGCAGTTCAACCTGCACTACGTGCGGTCCGGTCCGCTGTCGGCACACCCGAT
The DNA window shown above is from Mycolicibacterium confluentis and carries:
- a CDS encoding TIGR03619 family F420-dependent LLM class oxidoreductase; its protein translation is MRYGAYLPNMMHIPVLTQPWERDLTAADVVRVLRLAEELGFEFGVVPEHFLIPGEHIALSGDHYFDATTAQAFLAGATTRIKMLSSVTILPLHHPVVIAKAIATLDWFSNGRSIVGVGVGWLKDEFDLLRVPFDKRGRMADEYLAAMIELWDSESPCFDGEFVSFDNVGFNPKPVQRPHPPLWVGGDADAALRRAARFGDGWIPWLTQPQDLPARVDFLRAQRGFDDRPFEICYSLAGLALGDQHVVTNDPRAKPGRDVQQVIDSCCGLQALGVTVTSVLPPPLPDCEAYLDFLRWLAADVLPAVA
- a CDS encoding acyl-CoA dehydrogenase family protein, producing MTQAPIRQTILPGTDEFTALLADIGAGAKDRDLNDENPFDQVAALKLAGFGTLRLPTEYGGPGYSVRQLFSTLIDVAQADPIVAHIFRTHFWFVEERLRALRANAGDAVSKRWLREVVDGKLFANAFSEKGSLAVGSLVFNTRLLPDGDGFRLNGEKFYSTGTLFSDYLTVATTTDHDSVASVIVPSDRAGVRLIDDWDGFGQRRTGTGTTVFDNVAVAADEVLVDTPYDAEPQPSVQYASLQLFIHAVVAGVLASVVDDGAALLRSRTRSFSHALTERPVDDPLYQKLLGELASTAYVARAAVLDAADAIGAATDSYDDNGLPDADLAQEAQLKVAKVKVHLDDVAPEAATRLLELGGASAASRQRNLDRHWRNIRTITLHNPVAYKARVIGENLLHGAPIPANAYF